In Nitrospirota bacterium, a single window of DNA contains:
- a CDS encoding SDR family oxidoreductase, protein MMKNKKIALVTGGNRGIGLEVCRQLASSEVQVILTARSEELGLQAQSNLSRSGFSVDFQRLDVTDISTLNSTFNFISKRYGVLDILINNAGILPDGDKSGLNVESETILQVFKTNTLGPLRLSQLFLPLLKKSRAGKIINISSGMGSLNEMAGGYPAYRISKAALNAVTLILSSEMVGLNIAVNSICPGWVKTDMGGRNAARSVEQGATGIVQLALLDKKVPTGKFLRDGQIIAW, encoded by the coding sequence ATGATGAAAAATAAAAAAATAGCGCTCGTTACGGGTGGAAATAGAGGAATAGGACTGGAAGTCTGTCGTCAACTCGCCTCATCCGAAGTTCAGGTCATTCTAACCGCTCGTAGCGAAGAGCTGGGCCTTCAGGCCCAGTCGAATTTGTCCCGCAGCGGGTTCTCTGTCGACTTTCAGAGACTGGATGTGACTGACATTTCAACCTTGAATTCCACTTTCAATTTTATTTCCAAAAGATACGGGGTGCTGGATATTCTGATTAATAACGCCGGCATACTTCCAGACGGGGACAAGAGCGGTCTCAATGTGGAATCCGAAACCATACTTCAGGTATTCAAAACTAATACTTTGGGGCCATTACGGCTGAGTCAGCTCTTTTTACCGCTCCTTAAAAAAAGCCGGGCTGGCAAAATCATCAATATTTCTAGTGGAATGGGCTCTCTCAATGAAATGGCCGGCGGGTACCCGGCGTATCGCATATCCAAAGCAGCATTAAATGCGGTAACCTTGATTCTCTCAAGCGAAATGGTCGGATTGAATATCGCTGTCAACTCGATCTGTCCGGGATGGGTCAAAACCGATATGGGTGGCAGGAACGCCGCACGATCCGTAGAACAAGGGGCAACCGGCATCGTGCAACTGGCCCTTCTTGACAAAAAAGTTCCCACTGGGAAATTCCTGCGAGATGGACAAATAATCGCCTGGTAA
- a CDS encoding CPXCG motif-containing cysteine-rich protein, whose translation MNEKVIPGLNWQMDEDEEEAEEGFANYPCGYCGELNEIFIEETIGRSYEIVEDCTVCCKANVIHLEKRDGKWACRASPENE comes from the coding sequence ATGAATGAGAAGGTCATCCCGGGATTGAACTGGCAAATGGACGAAGATGAAGAGGAGGCGGAGGAAGGTTTCGCCAATTATCCCTGCGGATATTGCGGCGAACTGAATGAAATTTTCATTGAGGAAACAATAGGCCGTTCCTATGAAATTGTTGAAGATTGCACGGTGTGCTGCAAAGCCAACGTCATTCATTTGGAAAAAAGAGATGGAAAATGGGCCTGCCGGGCCTCTCCTGAGAACGAATGA
- a CDS encoding YdiU family protein yields the protein MKRNLQNKIRKDISKLYSLFSQINGDHPYKGAVQDGYVEYAVRTRRGGKLFYFNFDLAKEIGLIPTNHTRTMTPELIRAVLDTFSLQIINEYDIAHHLKIPDRDIRPHRYMATRYLQLQHPDKKGLSSGDGRSIWNGTFKGSNGRWDFSSCGAGVTRLSPATAIEHRFFKTGDKNASYGSGRQDLTDGFDAALMSDIFHRNGIRTERILAVIGYEDQTCVTVRAGKNLLRPAHFFMHLKQGDYDDLRRIVDYYIEREIENGEWPVLKEPQEKYEEFLKRATFSFASAAAQFESEYIFCWMEWDGDNILADGGIIDYGSVRQFGLFHHDYRYDDVDRFSTTITEQKNKAKYIVQTFAQLTDFLITGKKKKLSLFKTHPALKQFNRIFEKEKDRAVLYRIGFDQEAQELLLKKKRDGALVRKFRYLLRYFERVKTRRGRHAVADGITWDAIFCVRDVLRELPKVYLSGVKTVSEKEFIGILRSNYASKADVKISPNRRKKIQHFQQAYWNLVRRAAALKGGDFRDILRTIVERSTLINRYSRLTGRAAILISQRIARDSKRLPANALNRMLQDFVEDQILRPEARSAPGSSAQSARMSETRRTLRAMFDTLKACRESI from the coding sequence ATGAAACGAAATCTCCAAAATAAAATTAGAAAAGATATTTCCAAACTCTATTCCCTTTTTTCCCAAATCAATGGAGACCATCCCTATAAAGGAGCCGTGCAAGACGGATACGTGGAATATGCCGTCAGGACCCGGCGCGGAGGGAAACTATTCTATTTCAATTTTGACCTCGCGAAAGAAATTGGCCTGATTCCCACAAACCATACCCGTACCATGACACCGGAACTGATTCGGGCCGTACTCGATACTTTCAGCCTTCAGATCATAAACGAATACGACATCGCCCACCATCTCAAGATCCCGGATCGGGACATACGGCCCCACCGTTATATGGCGACCCGATATTTGCAACTGCAACATCCTGACAAAAAGGGACTTTCGTCAGGAGACGGACGGAGCATCTGGAATGGTACTTTTAAAGGCTCCAACGGGCGTTGGGATTTCTCCAGCTGCGGCGCAGGAGTCACCCGTCTGAGTCCCGCAACAGCCATTGAACATCGATTTTTCAAGACTGGCGACAAGAATGCTTCTTATGGCAGCGGCCGACAAGATCTGACGGATGGATTTGATGCTGCACTCATGAGCGACATTTTTCATCGCAATGGCATTAGAACCGAACGCATTCTGGCCGTAATCGGCTATGAGGACCAAACCTGTGTTACGGTTCGCGCCGGCAAGAATCTCCTGCGTCCCGCCCATTTTTTTATGCATCTCAAGCAGGGTGATTACGATGATCTGCGGCGTATCGTCGACTACTATATTGAAAGGGAAATTGAAAACGGAGAGTGGCCTGTACTGAAAGAACCTCAGGAAAAATATGAGGAGTTCCTTAAAAGAGCCACGTTCTCCTTTGCCAGTGCGGCAGCCCAGTTTGAAAGTGAGTACATTTTCTGCTGGATGGAATGGGACGGTGACAACATTCTGGCCGACGGCGGAATTATCGACTACGGATCGGTCCGTCAATTTGGCCTTTTCCATCATGACTATCGCTACGACGACGTCGACCGTTTCTCCACCACCATTACGGAACAAAAGAACAAGGCAAAGTATATTGTTCAGACCTTCGCTCAATTGACCGATTTTTTAATTACGGGAAAAAAGAAAAAGCTTTCGCTGTTCAAAACGCATCCCGCCTTAAAACAATTCAACCGGATTTTTGAAAAGGAGAAAGACCGGGCGGTTCTCTACCGGATCGGTTTTGATCAGGAGGCTCAGGAACTCCTCCTGAAAAAGAAACGCGACGGAGCTTTAGTCCGAAAATTCAGATATCTATTAAGATATTTTGAACGGGTCAAGACAAGGCGCGGACGTCATGCAGTGGCAGATGGCATAACATGGGATGCCATTTTTTGCGTCCGGGACGTTCTTCGGGAACTTCCGAAAGTTTATCTTTCCGGGGTTAAAACTGTTTCTGAAAAAGAATTTATCGGCATTCTTCGATCTAATTACGCTTCAAAGGCGGATGTTAAAATTAGTCCGAACCGTCGCAAAAAGATTCAACATTTTCAACAAGCCTACTGGAATCTGGTCCGAAGGGCCGCGGCGCTCAAAGGAGGCGATTTCAGGGATATCTTAAGGACGATTGTAGAACGGTCGACTCTCATAAATCGTTACAGCAGACTCACCGGACGTGCCGCAATTCTCATCTCCCAGCGGATTGCACGGGATTCGAAACGGCTCCCGGCAAACGCATTGAATCGTATGCTACAGGATTTTGTGGAAGATCAAATTCTGCGGCCAGAGGCCCGCTCGGCCCCCGGCTCTTCCGCTCAAAGTGCCAGGATGAGCGAAACGCGAAGAACCTTACGCGCCATGTTTGATACTCTCAAGGCTTGTCGAGAAAGCATCTGA
- a CDS encoding response regulator: MSEKAGVKKKVLIIDDSEFVRNKLKNILEGMNFEVVGVAEDGLKGINQYRELRPDIVTIDMVMPSYLKGLDCLRILKKLDPDLTAIMVTSVSDQKTVLQCIREGAKNYILKPFDEKKIKEVMEDL, encoded by the coding sequence TTGTCTGAAAAAGCAGGTGTCAAAAAAAAGGTCTTGATTATCGATGATTCCGAATTTGTTCGGAACAAATTGAAAAATATTCTCGAAGGAATGAATTTTGAAGTGGTTGGCGTGGCTGAAGATGGTTTAAAGGGAATTAATCAGTATCGGGAATTGAGGCCAGATATCGTTACGATAGATATGGTCATGCCCTCTTACTTAAAAGGACTGGATTGCCTAAGAATTTTAAAAAAGCTCGACCCAGACCTGACCGCCATCATGGTCACGTCTGTTTCCGACCAAAAAACAGTCCTGCAATGTATCAGGGAAGGGGCCAAGAATTATATTCTGAAACCATTTGATGAAAAAAAGATTAAAGAAGTCATGGAAGATTTATAA